Below is a window of Romeriopsis navalis LEGE 11480 DNA.
ATGTGCAGAACTTTACGGATATTGACGACAAAATCCTTAAGCGTGCCCGCGCGGAAAAGTCCAGTATGGATGCGGTGTCAGACAAATATATTGAGGCGTATTACGCGGATATGGATCGGCTAAATATTCGCCGTGCGGACGAATATCCTCGGGCCACCCACACGATCGATGGGATCAAACGGCTAATTCACGAGTTGGAAAATAAGGGGATCGCCTACGCTGCGGAAGGGGATGTGTATTACGCGGTGCGGAAATATGCGGACTACGGCAAGCTATCGAAGCGCAATCTCGATGATCTAGAGAGCGGTGCCAGTGGCCGGGTGGATGACGAGGCATCGAAAAAGCAGGATCCATCAGACTTTGCGCTGTGGAAAGCTGCAAAGCCGGATGAGCCGTTCTGGGAATCAGAGTGGGGGAATGGTCGTCCGGGTTGGCATATTGAATGTTCAGCAATGGTGCGCGATCGCCTCGGCGACAGCATTGATATTCATGTGGGCGGCGGCGACTTGATGTTCCCGCACCACGAAAATGAGATTGCCCAATCGGAAGCGGCGACGGGAGAACAACTTGCGACTTATTGGATGCACAACGGCATGGTGAATGTCGGCGGTGTGAAAATGTCGAAGTCCTTGGGGAATTTCACCACGATTCGCGACTTACTGGATAAGGGTCACATTCAGCCGATGGCGATGCGACTGTTTGTGCTGGGCGCAAATTATCGTAAGCCGATCGATTTCACTGAAGAAGCAATGACGGCAGCAACCAATGGCTGGCAAACGCTGAACGAAGGATTGCGGTTTGGCTTGGACTATGGCAGCAAACTCGGCTGGACCAATCTCGATGCTACTTGGGAAAAATCGCAGTTGGATGCGGGGGCGATCGCCACGTTCAATCAAGTGATGGATGATGACTTTAATACATCGGGTGCGTTGGCGGTGCTGTTCGATATGGCGAAGAAGCTGCAACGGGAAGCGAATGTAATTATGCATAAGGGCGCAGCGGATGCTGACCCAGCGACACTCGAAACGCAGTGGCACACGCTAACGGTGTTGGCGGATGTGTTGGGTCTGACGGCAACAGATGTCGTTGCGGCGGAGACAACAGGTGGATTGGACGATGCGGCGATCGATGCCTTAGTTGAACAACGGACAGCAGCGAAAGCGGCGAAAGACTTTGGAACTGCCGATCGGATTCGCGATGAGCTAAAAGAGGCAGGGATTACGTTGATCGATCAACCCGGCGGCAAAGTGGCTTGGCATCGGTAATGCAAATGCCAGATATTACAACTTTTCAATTTCGGCGGTTGAAATACCAGTGACTTTGGCGATCGTAGCCAGGTCGATTCCCTCTTGAAGCATATTTCTTGCGAGGAATAAACGCGCACGGGCTTCACCACGGGCTTCACCGCGGGCTTCGCCTTCGGCGAGGGTTTCGGCACGCCATTTTTCGTATGCAGGCGATAAGTTCATGATGACCTCCTGAAGATCGCTAGTTCTATTCTGCCTTGCTTGGAGATTGATCTGCAATACGGCCAGATGTTGGATGGTTTCTTGACGGTAGGGGTGATCGTTGGGTAGGGCGAGGAGTTCTTGGATGGCGTTGGATTGGACACGGCCTTTACCAAGGAGTCGGAGCCAGAGGGTGTAGATCGTCCTCGGCAATTGATGGACGGCGATGATGGCAGTGTGATCGGCTTTGCACAAAAAGTAGATGCCTTGGCCCCATTGTGGCAATTCTGCGGCTTTGAAGTCTTGCTGGAGGGCGGTGGAAAAGGTGGGGGTGATCACCCAGAGAAATGGCAATTCGGCACGAGTGAGTTGTTGATCGGCTTTGCGGGCGCGGCGTTGGAGGACATTTTCGAGGGTGAAGAGTTTGTTGCGGCAGTTGCGGATTTCCCATTCGGGGACGGCGTTACGGAAGGGTTCGATCAGGCAGTGGTGAGCGGTGATGCGTCCGAGGAGACCGAGGGATTGGAGGATTTTGTGGGCGGTTGGAAGACGATGTCGATCGTGCGAACTTCGCCGGTGATCTGGGTTTCGATTTCAACTTCGCCAAAGTCGGAGAGGAGTTCTTTCATCCATTCTTTGGCGAAGCTGTCGTGGATGTTGCGGGTCATGGAGTCATAGGGTGAGCATTTGTTCTATTTTTGAGTGATTTGGTGATTTGGTTCATCTGTCGTGGGGTGGGATTTCAGCATTACGCTTTGGCTTGTGGGGGCTGGTTATCGTCATCTTTTTTGGGCAGATTGCGGCCACCGATGAGTCCGACGATCGCGCCAACAGAAATTTTCCAAGTATCAAGACAGGTGCCGACAATTTGTTTTTGTTCGGGGTTGATATTTGGTTGGGCACTGATGACAACGGCTGTACCACCAGAAATCAAAGTAACTACGAGCAAACTAGAGAAAACAAAGTTGAATTTCATGGAATCAAGTCCTTACGTTTGACTCCTTTATCGTCATCCAAATTCGCTGTGAGCACAGTACTGCAACGGTTCTAGCACAGTCTGAGTTTGTGCTGACTTTAGTCTGACTTTAGTCTGACTTTGGCTGAGAATCGCTAAAATATTGATGGATTTGAGGCAGTTCAAGCGAAAAAGCTGTTAATGATTTTGGGTCGTCCAGGGGCGGGGAAGACGACGTTTCTGAAGCGGATGGCGATCGCGAGTCTGGATGGCGAATTTTTGGGCGATCGGGTTCCGCTATTTGTCACTTTGAAGGAGTTTGCGGAGGATGAGGGTCAGCGGGGGTTGATTGAGTATGTTTCGCAGTTTGTGATCCCCCCTAGCCCCCCTTCAAAAGGGGGGAATAAGCAAGAAGTCCCCCTTTTGAAGGGGGATTTAGGGGGATCACAACCCACGCAACTCACCGACCAAATCCTCAAAAACGACCGCGCCCTTATCCTCCTCGACGGACTCGACGAGGTAATGGAAAAAGACCATGACCGGGTTATCCGCGAGATGCGTACCTTTGCCGAAACCTACAGCCAAAACCACATCATCATCACCTGCCGCATTGCCGCACGGGAATACATTTTCCAGCAGTTTACCGAAGTGGAAATGGCGGACTTCGATGATGAACAAATTCAGAGCTTTGCGGGGAAGTGGTTTAAGACGAAAGAAGGCAACAATGAATCGACTACGGGTGAGCTATTTTGGCAGGAACTAAAATCACGCAAACCCGTGAAAGAACTGGCCACAAATCCATTGTTGCTCACGTTGCTCTGTTTGGAATTTGATGAGAGTGCCTCGTTTCCCCAGAGTCGGGCGGAGCTGTATGAACGAGCACTGAATGTACTACTGGCCAAATGGGATGGACAGCGGCGAATTAAGCGGGATGAAGTCTACAAGGGGCTATCGCTCAAACGAAAGGAAACGCTACTGGGGCAGCTCGCGATGCACACCTTTGAGCGGGGTGACTATTTCTTCAAAGAACATGTCGCGACAAAACAAATCGAGCAATTTATTCGGAATCTACCGGGGGCAAGTGAAGACCCGAAAGCCTTGATGCTGGATAGTCGGGCGGTGCTGAAATCCATCGAAGCACAACATGGGCTACTGGCCGAACGAGCCACAGGGATTTATTCGTTTTCTCATTTGACCTTTCAGGAGTACTTCACCGCGAAGAATATTCTCGATATTTCTCATCCAACGACGCAGGAGAAAGTCTTACAACAATTGATCAAACATATTTTCGATAAACAGTGGCGGGAAGTATTTTTAATCGTAGTGGAACGACTGGACAGTGCAGATTATTTGCTGTCGCTGATGAAGCAGCAAATTGATCAGTCATTAACAAATGATCCAGCATTACAAGAATTCTTGCAGTGGTCACAACAAAAAAGTGCCTCGGTACAAGTCAC
It encodes the following:
- a CDS encoding NACHT domain-containing protein — protein: MILGRPGAGKTTFLKRMAIASLDGEFLGDRVPLFVTLKEFAEDEGQRGLIEYVSQFVIPPSPPSKGGNKQEVPLLKGDLGGSQPTQLTDQILKNDRALILLDGLDEVMEKDHDRVIREMRTFAETYSQNHIIITCRIAAREYIFQQFTEVEMADFDDEQIQSFAGKWFKTKEGNNESTTGELFWQELKSRKPVKELATNPLLLTLLCLEFDESASFPQSRAELYERALNVLLAKWDGQRRIKRDEVYKGLSLKRKETLLGQLAMHTFERGDYFFKEHVATKQIEQFIRNLPGASEDPKALMLDSRAVLKSIEAQHGLLAERATGIYSFSHLTFQEYFTAKNILDISHPTTQEKVLQQLIKHIFDKQWREVFLIVVERLDSADYLLSLMKQQIDQSLTNDPALQEFLQWSQQKSASVQVTYKISAVRAFYEDLSLSRARARARALDLDLDPDIVLSLALTLDLTLDRALACDLALTLDLDLARALDLALDLARALDHTLERNRDLNRTLDRAQDLGQDLGQDLELKCQLQALQNRLPRGRDQQWWQRNGKQWCEDLRQFMITHRNIGHDWQFSTAQVKKLTQYYEANLLLVNCLKSECYVSREVREQIEDEILLPWAEIETRRQQRNP
- the cysS gene encoding cysteine--tRNA ligase → MALQLYNTLSRKREDFQPLEAGQVKMYCCGVTVYDYCHLGHARSYIAWDTVRRYLEWSGYAVRYVQNFTDIDDKILKRARAEKSSMDAVSDKYIEAYYADMDRLNIRRADEYPRATHTIDGIKRLIHELENKGIAYAAEGDVYYAVRKYADYGKLSKRNLDDLESGASGRVDDEASKKQDPSDFALWKAAKPDEPFWESEWGNGRPGWHIECSAMVRDRLGDSIDIHVGGGDLMFPHHENEIAQSEAATGEQLATYWMHNGMVNVGGVKMSKSLGNFTTIRDLLDKGHIQPMAMRLFVLGANYRKPIDFTEEAMTAATNGWQTLNEGLRFGLDYGSKLGWTNLDATWEKSQLDAGAIATFNQVMDDDFNTSGALAVLFDMAKKLQREANVIMHKGAADADPATLETQWHTLTVLADVLGLTATDVVAAETTGGLDDAAIDALVEQRTAAKAAKDFGTADRIRDELKEAGITLIDQPGGKVAWHR